In the genome of Crassostrea angulata isolate pt1a10 chromosome 6, ASM2561291v2, whole genome shotgun sequence, the window TTACAAAGCATATACTagtataaacaatattcaataaattttcacaacaaaaaaaacatttacaattacatgttatattaaaacaaaacatctcTTTGTTTGGCATAATGACACAGACATCAAAATTAGAAACATGAGGTTCTTAATTTGCTCTCTGGGAAATCTTATTTATTCTAGTTGGAACCCAGTGGGTATTActgtatgaattttatttttgaaatgaatatataaggcaaacatttgtttgatttaaaaaaaaaatccaatgttGAATATCTACCGTAATTAAAGACATTTAAATGCTCTTGTACACCATTTCTAGCCACTGTTGTATATGATGAGTGTAACTATACAAATAGAGAAACTTGTAAAGTAGGCCCATTCAAAAGCTGTAAATTGtccattaatatgaaaaatgtaatgGGCATGCACAAGAGCATTTCacacactgaaatacatgtatcctttgatgtaaaaaatgttgaataatattcgtattatattattttaaaagatgtaCAATTGACATAAAAGGGAGACTAAGGGGACAGACCATTTGAATCTATGAAAGGGGACACAACCTCTGCATACCAACAATTTATGGGACATGTATTCCTTGATTCCCTACTGAATTCTATACAGATATCATTACAATTCATATTTTCTCATCAATTTCACATATACACAGAAATATGGTACCCGGTATATATTCCACAGGTAGATCAAAGATTAATATCCaaattgcatgtacatgtagatacacAATTTGACAACAATGCCACTCCCTATTAAAATACAGGTATTTTATTGGGGTGAAAGTAAGAGAAGGAAACTTGAGTAAatgaattttagaaaatattatcaAACTGTATTGAAGATTTGTTATTGCACATATTTTTCAGACCCACATAACAAGTACATTTGTACTGGTAATGAAGTTGGTTGAACATGCAAagatattactttaaaaaaaaaaaaagatttataaaatgaGATTGTCTATGATTACACAGGGAGTATTTGTCATCAGGTATAATGTAAtaaaaagatgttaaaaatCCCTGAATTAAAAGTATtggttgcatatacatgtaagaccTGTCAAGAATGTACAGTAAAATATTCCACAATGCATTTAGTTAGGCAATataaacatagaaaaaatacatcttGCATAAAGCTTTTGATGTGCAATAAAAGTTTGTTAATAGACATATTTGTGCATTGATGCGTATGAAAAAATTGCagaagaaaaataaacacaatacaatgtgAACTTTTCTCTACCACAACTTCAGCTAAAAAACAATATGtatgtttgataaaaatcagTACAATATAAATGGAGGATGGCaccaaaactattaaaaaatatatatacatacatgtatggcaCTCCAGCAGAGCTAGATGAGTCCTGAAtcaaatgattttatattttcagtacATGTTTTTGTAAAGTTTGTTGAGGGCATTTTAGATCTCTAGGCACAGAGCTCAGTATATAGCCTGAGATGTACTCTGTCTTGAGAGAATCATTGCAATGAGTCAGAAGAACCATCCAAGAATGCATTCATTCCATCATATCATTCTAAACACCAAAATCATAGTTCAATTCAACTTTCTTTGGAAGCAATGAACTGCTTACACCATTGAAACGAATGAAGACTGGCACAAGAAACGTCATCAAAATGTAACCAGGTCAATTCAATACCATTTGACACCGTTTTTGGTTTTCCGCGAGTAAATTAATACCTTAGTTTGTCTGGACACTAAATTTAGCAGTACCCTATCACAGATCTGTTATGGCTGCTCGTTttcattgtatatacatgtatagtacatGTTTCAATAGGTGCATTATTTATCTCTTGCTGTTGCAGGACTTGCAACATTTTTTCCCATAGAAGTGATGATTGCATATGTTGTGCTTTGGAACTAGGTAGCACCATTTAAACTTGTCTATACAATTTGGATCTGAAATGGTAAAAAATCGGAATGTTAACTTTATAATATTGGaaagttttacatgtatataataatattttgcaatgtaAAACACAAAGTTCGAGATCAATCTTGTTTGAAAAATCCTATTTAGACATTATAGAGAGATCTTCATACATACAGACCTAGTTTCGGACAAGGCTTGCTTAGACAGAGTTTAATAGAGTCAGGTTTCTCTGTATCATTACAATCAGAGGACAACTCCTGTGTGACCTTATCCAAGCAATGGACCAATCGAGTCTGTTCACCCAGGTGACAGGTTACTGAGCACTGAAAGGAAAAGAACTCACATTCAGaggaaatataaacatttaatgtaATGTAAAGCTCTGGTGAATGACAGTTGTTTCCAGCCAATGTTTCAATATCACtataaaaacattaatacattgtatgcaaaataatcatgtaaaatgattaataataaatgaaaacaaagtaCACTGGAAAAGGTtgttaactacatgtacttatgtttGCATCATACTTtcgtttcattttttaaaaatttggatAAAAGCATCTTAGTTGATGGAGTTTTGAATACATTGTGGTTGTAAGAAAAATAAGAGTCAGTGCAATGGGTATATGCACACATCGATTTTATACTCTTCTATTTCACACAAAATGTTGATGTACTCACTTGCAAGACTGTGTAGTATATGATGAGATTTACATCAATATTTTACCTGTGACCAGGGTGAAACATTCCAGTAAGAGCTAGGTTGTCTTGGACACTCTGCTGTCGTACAGACCTCGGTCAGGGAACTGTTTGGCTTGATGAGATTCCTACATTGGTTGGGGTTCATCATTTTCCAACTCTGTCCATCTCTCCTCTCTCCACATCTGAGAAGACGGTCTCTTGTTCCCATACCACAGCTTACTGAGCACTAAACAACAAATAAAGCCAATAAACTTtcattccaattttcaatattttacatgtgtcaTTACCACACACATATGGTATgatgtgttgtaaattttgattggTTACCTGTGACCAGGAGGATAGAATCCACTGATGCTCTATAACAGGGGGGCATTTCTTCACTCGACACCCTCTAGTCTTGGCCAGGAGAGGTTTGTGTTGACAGAAGCTGTCTGACAGGATCACCCAGCCTTTCAGCGTCCTACTGCGGCAGGATACCTCCCTAGTCCTAACTCCTTTGCCACATGTTTTAGAACACTGAAAATTTGCGTAAATACTGGTTACTTGCAGATGTTTAGAGTATGTTCAGTTCAAGCATTGGCATCATTGGAAACTCACAGTTGATTACACTTTGTTCCCACTCCATCATGATGTAATTGAGAAAACAATGAAGTATAATCAACTGTGGTTTTCAACCAATGAGGTACTGTATAtggggttatttttgccccatgtAATTTTCACCCATCTATGCTTGCAAACAGCTATGCCTTGTATTGTATTCGCCCATACATAGTTGTATTTAAACAGAGATAATATGAGACATTagaatttgcccagtcttaaatacGAAGGCGAAAGGGGCAAAAACAAAaagggggcaaatatttcccgtATACAGTAGTTATGAGTACAcgtataaagaattttattcaATGCAACCGTCAGAGTATGTAAGAGGAAACAGaataatttatataatcatTATGCTCTGATTGGCAAAGTTGTGTACCTGTGACCACTTTCCCCCGAACCATGCAGGGGGACACTCCTGAGTGTTACAGGGAATCCTCTTCTTTGGTTTGAGCCGTTTGTCACATCGCCGTCTGCTGACTCTTCTGTCCTCTGATTGGCTGACTTTCTGCATGCAGTAGACTTTCCTCTTCTGTATCCCTGCCCCACAGGGTCGAGAGCACCTCTTCCAGGGCTCTGTGTACCATCTACAGGAGAGCTTATGATCAGATCGAGAATTCTATAATGTATACTGGTTATACATAAGGCAATGTTAGAATATCCACTGCACCCTCACTTTATATATTAAAGCTGCAGAGCTGTAGCTTCACAGAAAAATTGGGTTGACAGGCTATAGATCTAAAGTTCCTTAATTGAAGTTCCATCTTCAATTTACTGGTGTGCACAAAAAGATGTGCTATTTTTGCACTTAATAACCTTATTCCCTAATACATGATGTATATGCTAGCAGAGAATTTTTCagttcataacgccatgttcactgtaaaatgttgataattgcTTGAATATCTATCTCGGAAACTAATTAACATGAGTGGATAAGTCCGACTAAAATCCTCACCTTGGAGCACAGTGATGGATGTTGCAGGCGGACACACCTGTCTGAGGTCCCGATCTCGAATCACAGTACCTAGGTGACACTTCCTCTCCATCACCACGGTAACAATGCGCGGTAGATATCCTTTTGCCTGCAAGGAAAACGTACCACATACTTAACCTCTAATTCAGTGTAATTACGAGGATTGTGTCAATTAAGAAGGtaaatgatatttcatttgACTACAGTGATGAGTTCTGTCAATGTCAATCATTTAGACCCTACTTGCCTCCTGCACATGGCTGGTCACAATCAGAGAGCTTCGCAGTCCATGTGTAATTGTGGATGACCGGGTAGGTGGATGCTTTGGGGAGAGTATACCTGTAGGATACACCTGGGTTCACACCTTGCACCAGAATCTGAAAACACACagaacaaattaattaattctGAAAACAcacagaaaaaattaatttcgaACCACCTAATGCAGGGAATTTTAACTCAATTTCCCATTACCATGCATGCGTTTTTAGAGTTTGATGTCTGCTTTGATTGTCCAATCTATACTGGAGAAGAGAATTTTGTCCAATATATACTAGAGAGGAGAATTAAGTCCTTTATAAAGTAAAGTGTTTTGATACTTACTTCTAGAACAATGTCCTGTGTAGTTGGACCTTCAGCCGTTAGCCTTTCTGGTTCCCGATAGTTACGTTCATAGACAAACTTTGTTCCTGCGATCTCGTACACCCCATCCGACATCATCTGCCAATTTCCGTTGAGGTAgtatttaccatatatatttctgaTGGCCAGGTAGTTGGGGGTGATGGCTGCCTCAGAGAAAACCAGTCCACTGGCACCACCTGGGATCACCACCACTGGGAAATAGGCTAGAAAGGAGAAGAAATCAAAGGAATGAAACTGCCTGTGGTTCAATTCAGAAAAATAGAGATGCTCTTGATCTCTATTCCCTTCCTTATAAAATTACCACCATTAAAATTCTTGCTTCTTTTATACAAGAGTTAGTTGTTATCATTGGTTATGtcagacattaatttatttagaatacAGGGCATTAAATGACCAAGAAAAGATGCATTTTACACTTATAGTATTAGCTATATGTATCAATTAATAACAATTAGTATCTTCTTATTTGTATTTGTTCTAATAATAAAGAATTTGTTGATACAACCAATgtccaaaaaattataataaatcagcTAGAGTACACTCACTGCAGAAGGTCAATCTGGTCCCTATTAACCATGACAACGACAATTAAATGTCTAGAGGAAGGAGctaaattttgataatgacaAATTATAAAACTGGATTCAAAGGTTTAAATCTTGAGATAGTCATATTTTGCACTATCTTTAGAATAAGAAATccaattaaatatttcttactATTTCTCCTGGGTTGTTCCTTGAAATGGCCCTTAAACACATTACAGGTGGAGTTGTCTCCCATACACATCCCACACTGGTCTTTAGAGGCAGTGGATCCCACAATGTAGTCGCAGCCCACATGCTGAACCAAAAAGACTTTGTGTTAATGAAAATTCTTCTTTAACAGTTTTAGGAAATCCATTCAACATTCAAGATGATATCTTTACCTGACATTTTCCATGCACACAGATATCACTGGAGTGATCATTACATGGGGTCCCGTCCTTTACTTCGTCCGACAATGCGTAGAAGAAGTTATAGCCATCTGCTTGGCAGTATAGCTTGCACTGCTCTTTCACTGCAAAGTTAAGTATACCAGAGTAAATGATGAATCATCTAACTAAAggtattatcatttttttttattaacagatATTGGTTCTAATGCAAAATACATTGTTGGTTACTTTTACCAACCGTCATGAATTTGTGTGTAGGCGGTCCACCTGTACATCCTGCCCCTGAATGGTATCCTGTTGTAGGCACGGCACTGCTCCTCTCTCGGCTCCTCTATCCTCCTGTGGCACTCCTATAAAAGATTGTTGCATTCTGATTTTTGTCCACTAAAGAACTTTAAACAGTCCTACTATAACCATCAGTGGctggatatacatgtagttactgGTATTTACCTGCAAGTTACACATCTTATGAGCTTCTTTGTCATCCGGACAAACCTTTCCACCATACTGTGGTCtgtaaataataatacaatatcactCAAAACAAAACGATCTTTGTGCACCTGAAGTTATTTTACCAGTAGATACTGAATGGAGGGAATATTcacccccgttttattttcgccccttttgccCTCATTGTCAGCGAGCAAATTTAAGAcagggcgaattccaatgtctcattttatttctctttaaaCACCACTGTGTCTGGGTGAATTCAAGCCAGAGCAAAACTGTTTTCAAGGGTAGATGGGAGAAAATAACCCTATATCCAGTaatattttcttcctcaacGACTTGTAAAATATGCATcaacttatttttttacttCCTACCAGTGAAAAACTTCTATTTACATAACTTCATTTAACCTGTTTTTTTTCCCTCCAAAATTTTCAATGCTATGTGACAATTACCTTGGGCTATCACAGCGCCTGGAGCGGTGCTTGACCCCGCCCCCACAGCTCTGGGAGCAGGAGGACCACTGGCTCCACTCAGACCAACCCCCATCCACAGGTATCGGGCCCCGTCTGCCAAAGGACTCACACTTACCCTGCTTACACCACTGTAACATCAAAATAATCAATATCTAACACCAATTTCACATTGAAATAACACAATATTATAGCAATGTAACACCAAAATAAGTACCGGTATTCATTGTTGATTCTAGGCAGTCAAAAGAATACTGTACCTTATAAAGTGTTTTTTGGATAATGTATCATAGTTACATTTTACTGACTCAGAATTAAGCAGAGTGGCTGtgttatgaattaaatttatatctTACCATTTCAAAATTACCTATACATGTGTTTACAGAGGAAGTTATGCCTACCTACCATACCATGACCACATGACGTGCCGTCTGCTGCCGGCAAGAACTTGGTCTCACACATCTGACCTCCTTTGTAACACCACAGCTTCTGGCAGACTTCTctctgaaaaagaaaagaacaacTTCATATATCCCATgttctcatacatgtacatgtactaattcaACAATTTTATGTACTTTACTCAGTTCTTTATATAATGTCATTCTTATCTATTCCAAACTCCATTGAATACCTTTCCAAATTCAAAGATACAGAGTCTGGCATGCTGTCCAAACTGCCATTTACACTGAGTGTCTGCATCAAAGATCTGGCCAGGAAGCTTGTCAGGGAATCTAAGGGAGGACACTCGGACTGGTTCATCTGCCAGGCAGTCCGATTGTAGAGTGCTGTCGTTTTTAAAAGATACGTTTGCAAGGCTTTTTCTTtgcgtatacatgtacaatatactatggaatcattttaattcatgggggccaattttcatggattatcAATTCTTAAGAGGCTCACTGTGACATAATTTCAAGGATTCACTTGTACAAGATTTGTTTCACAATTCCTTGGGGATCTTAATTCGTTGGTGAGTATACCCAAGAAAACAATggaaattgagccaccacaaatgATACCGATTCCAAAGTATGAAAATCAGTAATAAAgctattttaatttattaatctttaaaaatgatatgttatgatgtattacatgtattattggcATTAACAATTGAATCTTTATCATTTAGCTCATACACGAAGAGGGTGTACTATTTATGGCTAGCTTACTTGAAGAATCGGGCCAGGTATTCATTGCTACACCTGGACCAGGTAAAAGTCCCTGTCTTGGAGCTGAGGGTGGGGGACATGATGGTCCCTGAACTCTGGTGGCAGTTGTTGTCTGTACCGTCATGGAACATTCCAAAACTATGAGCAAATGagaaattatttcattgaaattatttCTGGATACAACTTcagtttaataaaatgtttttgccCTAAAGAAATTTTGTTCTCagctataatacatgtataatttttaatatatgatcAATAGTAAATCTAAACCCCTATAATATCTATAATGAACTTatgaaaaaaagcattttttctTGCTCGAGTTTAACAGACATGTCTTCTTCCCATGGATTGATGGGTACCGGCTCACATGCTAAAGTAATTACCccattgtataatattaacgCAAGGGTGTAACTACATGAATTTCTATTAGGGTACACTTCAAcacagaaacaagtgcctgtgctTGGATCATGAAATGCAGAACTTTGAGTGAAAGTCCTTTACTCCAGTTCCACTTACTTGTGCCCAATCTCGTGCGCAATGGTGAATGCAGTAGAGAGCCCTGTGTCCTGCGTCACAATACAGCTCCGTAGTCTGTTGCACATACCTTTGATCGGAGCAAAACCTACggcaaaattgtttttttttaaattttaaaatgaaaaaatggcacttcaaataattttaaacaaacacatttatGGTACTTCCTTTTGAATCTTCGATACAAACTTTTGACTGATCTCCCAGTAAAAGGTTATGTTTCTTTGATACATGAGAATTTTCTCtacataaatatcaattttattgaaaatattcaatttaatatacatttttttccctTACCCAGAGTATCACATGGTGAGTCTCTGTGAGCACAAATGTCAAGGCCGGTCAGTAGAATTGCATGATCGTGTTGCCGATGACGACGGCCCCCTATTACAGCCTGCCACTGGCAGAAACTATTCAATGTCTTATCTGCATGATGAGTAATATGAAGTCCTGGCTACAACAAACAAGAGTGTATGCTTAAAAGAGAATAACAAAGCAACTTTGCCTATATGATCAACA includes:
- the LOC128187057 gene encoding A disintegrin and metalloproteinase with thrombospondin motifs 18-like — protein: MIIASVWSFCYICTFMKVALISGAKVSEDYQLVFPIIVDHNGSFLSHWNSTHSSQHHRSTKQLHLNITGFNQTFRLHLHTSSSILAPGFKVYYRHGNSNHSNEAEEHSSGCEFKGRLLSHSTEVALSLCGGVTGILRTADDDYVIEPHSETMPLQKGATESQQAHIMYKRSTIAQNTPHFYDSQTYYPHHENTNRYFNPTRRKRHSAKRISRGVREKSVEILVVVDKYVYWKHGRQNITTYILSIFNIVSQLFQDNSLSYKVNIILVGLIVLDNEEPGLHITHHADKTLNSFCQWQAVIGGRRHRQHDHAILLTGLDICAHRDSPCDTLGFAPIKGMCNRLRSCIVTQDTGLSTAFTIAHEIGHNFGMFHDGTDNNCHQSSGTIMSPTLSSKTGTFTWSRCSNEYLARFFNTLQSDCLADEPVRVSSLRFPDKLPGQIFDADTQCKWQFGQHARLCIFEFGKREVCQKLWCYKGGQMCETKFLPAADGTSCGHGMWCKQGKCESFGRRGPIPVDGGWSEWSQWSSCSQSCGGGVKHRSRRCDSPRPQYGGKVCPDDKEAHKMCNLQECHRRIEEPREEQCRAYNRIPFRGRMYRWTAYTQIHDVKEQCKLYCQADGYNFFYALSDEVKDGTPCNDHSSDICVHGKCQHVGCDYIVGSTASKDQCGMCMGDNSTCNVFKGHFKEQPRRNTYFPVVVIPGGASGLVFSEAAITPNYLAIRNIYGKYYLNGNWQMMSDGVYEIAGTKFVYERNYREPERLTAEGPTTQDIVLEILVQGVNPGVSYRYTLPKASTYPVIHNYTWTAKLSDCDQPCAGGKRISTAHCYRGDGEEVSPRYCDSRSGPQTGVSACNIHHCAPRWYTEPWKRCSRPCGAGIQKRKVYCMQKVSQSEDRRVSRRRCDKRLKPKKRIPCNTQECPPAWFGGKWSQCSKTCGKGVRTREVSCRSRTLKGWVILSDSFCQHKPLLAKTRGCRVKKCPPVIEHQWILSSWSQCSVSCGMGTRDRLLRCGERRDGQSWKMMNPNQCRNLIKPNSSLTEVCTTAECPRQPSSYWNVSPWSQCSVTCHLGEQTRLVHCLDKVTQELSSDCNDTEKPDSIKLCLSKPCPKLDPNCIDKFKWCYLVPKHNICNHHFYGKKCCKSCNSKR